A single Methanolobus sp. ZRKC5 DNA region contains:
- a CDS encoding DUF3427 domain-containing protein, producing MVTFILTIWNKEKFASLKDAFFKLLANPVIYNEIIMLLEYKKSIVKTISPEIILPYVSSLSLHSRYTQAELLAGLGYFDLQNNHTIQTGVLYIKDKKTDLFFITLNKNEKDYSPTTMYNDYAINENLFHWQSQASTRIDSKTGQRYINHKDKDHTILLFVRIHKSVNSLAQPYYFLGPSEYVSHEGEKPINFVWRLKYAMPAHLLRETARLIVG from the coding sequence ATAGTTACGTTTATTCTAACTATCTGGAATAAGGAAAAGTTTGCTTCATTAAAAGATGCTTTTTTTAAGTTACTAGCTAATCCTGTAATCTATAATGAAATAATCATGCTGTTAGAATACAAAAAGAGCATCGTAAAAACGATTTCTCCTGAAATAATATTACCATACGTTTCATCTCTAAGTTTGCATTCTAGATACACACAAGCAGAACTGCTCGCTGGACTTGGGTATTTTGATTTACAAAATAATCATACTATACAGACTGGAGTATTATATATCAAAGACAAAAAGACAGATTTATTTTTCATTACGTTAAACAAGAATGAAAAGGACTATTCTCCAACTACGATGTATAATGACTATGCAATTAACGAAAATCTCTTCCATTGGCAAAGTCAGGCATCAACTAGGATTGATTCTAAAACTGGACAGAGATATATCAATCACAAAGATAAAGACCATACAATTCTTCTTTTTGTAAGGATACATAAAAGTGTCAATTCTTTGGCTCAACCTTATTATTTCTTAGGACCATCGGAGTATGTGAGCCATGAAGGTGAAAAACCTATTAATTTTGTATGGCGTCTCAAATATGCAATGCCTGCTCACTTATTAAGAGAAACTGCGAGACTTATTGTGGGGTGA
- a CDS encoding UDP-glucose/GDP-mannose dehydrogenase family protein — protein MKVSIIGSGYVGSVSAACFAELGHEVICIDIDEEKVKQINAGIAPIWEEGLDELMEKHTQKNLIATSDYDYAVQNTDASFICVGTPSGEDGSIDLSIVKAASASLGRAIAKKDHYHVVVVKSTVVPETTEKVVLTTVEEHSGKKAGKDFGVAMNPEFLREGKAVYDFMHPDKIVVGAIDERSFFVVSELYRKLDCEVTHTNTRTAEMIKYVNNSFLATKISFANEIGNICKQLGIDTYEVMDAVGTDFRIERNFLNCGAGFGGSCFPKDVKALIGKSKNIGYEPQLLRSVVGVNDKQPLKMVELLQKKLENLKNKRIAVLGLAFKNDTDDIRESRSIPVIAELLRLEADIAAYDPIAEESMKKLFPEITYCKNSSDALQEADGCLIVTEWDEFRKLDSEFNVMANRVVIDGRHLIKPKDISVDIDYEGLCW, from the coding sequence ATGAAAGTATCAATTATAGGTTCAGGCTATGTCGGATCGGTCTCAGCCGCATGCTTTGCAGAACTTGGTCACGAAGTAATCTGTATTGACATTGACGAGGAGAAGGTAAAACAGATCAATGCAGGTATTGCACCTATCTGGGAGGAGGGGCTGGATGAGCTGATGGAAAAGCATACGCAGAAGAATCTCATTGCCACATCAGATTATGATTATGCTGTGCAGAATACCGATGCTTCATTTATCTGCGTTGGGACACCGTCGGGAGAAGACGGGAGCATTGACCTCTCAATTGTGAAAGCTGCAAGTGCCAGCCTTGGACGGGCGATTGCGAAGAAAGATCACTATCATGTTGTTGTTGTCAAGAGCACTGTAGTGCCTGAGACAACTGAGAAGGTCGTGCTGACTACAGTTGAAGAGCACTCCGGCAAAAAGGCAGGTAAAGATTTCGGAGTTGCAATGAATCCGGAGTTTTTGAGAGAAGGCAAGGCTGTCTATGATTTCATGCACCCGGACAAGATCGTGGTTGGTGCGATAGATGAGAGGTCATTCTTTGTAGTGTCCGAACTCTACCGCAAGCTGGACTGCGAGGTCACGCACACCAATACCAGGACAGCCGAGATGATCAAATACGTCAACAACTCATTTTTGGCAACCAAGATATCTTTTGCAAACGAGATTGGCAACATCTGCAAGCAGCTTGGAATCGACACCTATGAGGTCATGGATGCCGTGGGCACTGATTTCAGAATAGAGCGCAACTTCCTCAACTGTGGTGCCGGTTTTGGCGGTTCATGTTTCCCAAAGGATGTCAAGGCTCTCATAGGCAAATCAAAGAACATAGGGTATGAACCACAGCTACTGAGATCTGTGGTCGGTGTGAATGACAAGCAGCCCCTGAAGATGGTGGAACTACTCCAAAAAAAGCTCGAGAATCTCAAGAACAAGAGAATCGCTGTGCTTGGTCTGGCCTTCAAGAACGACACCGATGACATCAGAGAATCCCGCTCAATTCCGGTAATAGCTGAACTGCTGCGACTTGAGGCTGATATTGCTGCATATGACCCAATAGCAGAGGAAAGCATGAAGAAGCTCTTCCCTGAGATCACATATTGCAAGAACTCATCCGATGCCCTGCAAGAGGCCGATGGATGCCTTATAGTGACAGAATGGGACGAGTTCAGGAAACTGGACAGTGAATTCAACGTCATGGCAAACAGGGTAGTCATAGACGGCAGGCATCTGATAAAACCAAAAGATATCAGCGTTGATATCGATTATGAAGGACTTTGCTGGTAA